Proteins encoded together in one Etheostoma cragini isolate CJK2018 chromosome 11, CSU_Ecrag_1.0, whole genome shotgun sequence window:
- the xirp2b gene encoding xin actin-binding repeat-containing protein 2 isoform X2, producing the protein MYQPAVAKQADNTIPSGVMEELEVCSLPGGIASVRKQFETQETASNNVTQFHFHHRSVQEMSNSEVTVSSSSRQVVPDSQQLNFNQETMVTYSDNTMASSYENHQNESEEEFPRYTTKELRDRFEKTIEEAAPQKPIKIGRDINRSKWSSNVTQSNNVTSVAYGASTTEAAEDISAEVMDYEDFPPPPAEDSDYLPPPPPDLLEMPSDSENISACHYSPGPPELANPSKHSLSKEAYFNQRSMHELKRLCKHIHPEVRKHIEKEYYNEYNVTENNQLENQEYMYENDGDSPDDINDEEYMEWEEILPGEVQAMRWKFENKPLDTIKDETPDEDDDNNKITEQEMILGKDVRRTAWMFETKPMDELSLHNINSTEYKNKFNKFDKGDVRAAAWLFETQTMDTLNKMHKEEDLTKEIVFTEEDGNATIYMIDNKYMESLGHTETIDESHLLSLRSVLEEINGEVKTVTSTFDTQFKCIIMGQSSQMLEIKSVRKIESELENSIASRWLFDTQPLDMTNREHTSLKLLCSLSMEDSNKGDWGRWLFEIKTLDSLNEWESSKMEKKEISGADVRKHCLVFETQPMDSLKDDSNSRSQSIEEIIGGNVRSARHFFESSPRAERKTGPEVGKLQKAKVNEEMKGDVRHQKWRFESQPLEHIREGKKKVTRTVNVEDDLTQEDGTSCKADVRKNCWVFETQPMDTLKDDSNTRPLTKEDVIAGNVKSARNYFETFPTEELNELAEVGKLKKTEALNEERGDVRHQKWLFESQPLEHIQQERKDIIRTIDLEEIDRVDVSNYKHIFESTDFNCKDESQKILIEGVTSGSVKSNKNLFESTSLYAMQDSSGHFHEVKTVRREEVVKGDVTTCKWMFETRPIDQFDESIKKYQIIKGISKEEIESGDVKTAKWLFETQPLDAIKYFSNIEDEEVAVTRNNPDSMKGDVKTCKWLFETKPMDILYERAELKGENESEEMHKGDVKTCTWLFETQALDSIHDETETILKTCTVNQEDIRGKDVRTACFLFETERLENLTGEETGSFKRVTEIDIASGDVSGMKYIFENQTSNIMTSTSEEVMQKLKKVQTEDIQKGNVVNCKWLFENQSIDTIHDSQEEFINTRTVNDVQGGDVDKGRFIFETYSLDEIQETDTELMKMRKIVRDKDEKGDVRNYTMMFENQPLYAIQDKEGIYHEVTTVTSEEVTRGDVVGTRWKFETKPLDTIKDTDEVYVIKSVTQQDVQKGDVTSAKWKFETQPLDRIAEEKKAFIKTVDDIQGGNVRMNKDRFESDALSKQSVRTVNVSEIQKGDVRSAKWRFETQSIDKIRSMSSENLIETVKKEEVEKGDVKHSVWLFEKNPLDHIKEVNGDEGTTITSQEEISKADVKTTTWLFETTPFDDFNETKMEKTEILGKSVKGTLEELYSQKMVKSQGILIEADEIGDVRMAKYQLMNKQAPEIQREDVIRGDLQTIMMNLLNRQERQEQQIVIDSEEKGNISSTVHQLFNQEKGSSIEREEILRGDIQEAINNLFHESRSAKHGILIQEDEKGDVQMTLYSLLNKQENVNVEKEDIVRGDIKSALQSLSSSDKTDQTVKIKVDESEKGNVNFYSTCIESGALDYLKELHVGPDETLPDRAEKEQIVGGDIKNTKLILGRKQLQIERTVEDVIPGDVHNTVKVFMSEPTLSLERVQKEEIVKGDLRAVLNSLSESANQTVVVEKEDVVKGNIPKALRCLERAQKWYKEVEKPDIIPGNIKGALRSLEKSSTSRVEATVEDLVSGDVRATLKSLELVKQVVKEVEKEEIVRGDIRTAMQSLHDASSERRTSQQGIDVQGDVKGTIQLLMETPPSPRMERSPSLERDVKGDVKMSIKSLYEMQEQSQLGKEEVIKGDVKGTIKSLLETAHREAPKVRLGSYRRVRVKQSPPVKNLNADAQRNIQKIKTANSVEMSKENHSISNEMDVRTMSSSVQQSAQQSTTVVEHRTITQNHGIKTLKTEFRNLKSKGKGTKKLDKTKVQTGEYILKSQTPEPDLPLPPPPPPVADTDLPPPPSVDSDIDHLPPPPPLLTSEQDFLPPPPSQQELESIPAQAIHTSPAKAKKMTVKKVKAPVLHQVQKLEPKVQFSETQKVEVKSEKVLEINRNQSKTTHTSKTVPCEIPPPPESPQPLKKVCISPVKFTPPPSPPPIRGKMSKFNTPLIKAEGNYRKLVEENTPPTTPTTTYIHDSVTAALETLSTSEKEQSNNNTSEIIPERAERMNTALCVHSDSQSYDLSKHVVVANTTHSNVSTFHEKILTDSTVTSSAKQQIISSVSAVKQQMHTATQKIVSVSSEQSAQFVMADKAQTSINDVTKTENMMADRKVSNNLKTKSSNKSEDKNEEEMHSEKIHTEENVKSSKLEKKDKNVKSKSPQHDNKKKTDHSPTKNQEKVSEEPMETEKAATSTNGKESKLNQKVKKSNKRERQVETKSPIESEKQSVSQIVKMEVKESTEVKVISEPKEVKTELEQGIKKVTSSPAAESAPAVAVSTTDSQPETPAPAKKKKKSKKSKGSAQPGQGKKMPTESQTCVTETKTATSEKFHQTQETIAVSQIHKSTKEEQIQVKRENITTESKDDQNTQQEKAVQKQVKGSPKKKGVTVIKQSAEEPLGESMNVPITVTGESEHNERVKSTAERTEESQRREAQVLLSQITEIQRVSENTDSKSVRKTLPDWHLSPESKCELEGSVVESGAQKSNEIISGVRKLAEAKLMHLGDHETMEKHECEPVSEKLVSGGATPRISKISIGSAKIENHAEKKTSHERRKEEVSLSKTVDLRAPSPLLRMRSPSPTFITIESIRRTDSPQRVTPSPTLLHRPPTPPTPPPRRCDTPISRLTRITPSPTFDRAENLARLKDTTAKLSRGVTPPPLLPQQISERKSEIVELPASFHRQIKIESQHVEASRTLIASEKTSLSGEAQQADLNSAYVEKDEANISERLYANEIQNKPECHMTIDPDVIDSSDISEPSSVSFKEKREFFEEAQKAEINKTYVRKEPIAIPERLGPDMEDCEEENKNKEKDELPRADLYSLVNKFESPEGNFFIGKELIPHTEWLHNETESTDDDKEIEDILEQEMPTFDIQDIKNVFELGEKSSSLRELKKDWEETVSSLSETTADTSKRESPPETKRGSPQSNPLPPQKTEAETVPAEPSAFSETKSITEHFSNVDELGNKVTGTRTAVTAHSESASTQQAPFSYADAVKKQAAAMKQTETYDDDASDKLLSNFHKTWTESESVFKSLGYSICEETTSQVVSHQTTIVSSAGSSSKGGDLHSMSEESLSDGCSDSGQKKVP; encoded by the exons ATGTACCAGCCAGCTGTCGCCAAGCAAGCAGATAACACCATCCCCAGCGGG GTCATGGAGGAGTTGGAGGTCTGCTCCCTGCCTGGGGGAATTGCAAGTGTGAGGAAACAATTTGAGACCCAGGAAACTGCATCAAACAATGTAACCCAGTTCCATTTTCATCACAGAAGTGTGCAG GAAATGTCCAACTCTGAGGTGACAGTGtcaagcagcagcaggcaggtTGTCCCAGACAGTCAGCAACTAAATTTCAACCAAGAAACAATG gtGACATACAGCGACAATACCATGGCATCTAGTTATGAAAACCATCAAAATGAA TCAGAAGAGGAGTTTCCCAGGTACACAACAAAAGAACTGAGGGATcgctttgaaaaaacaatagaaGAGGCTGCTCCACAGAAACCAATTAAG ATTGGACGTGATATCAATCGTTCTAAGTGGTCCTCCAATGTGACGCAAAGCAACAACGTGACAAGTGTGGCGTATGGAGCATCCACCACGGAGGCAGCAGAAGACATATCGGCTGAAGTGATGGATTATGAGGACTTTCCGCCCCCACCAGCTGAGGATTCCGACTATCTTCCACCCCCCCCTCCAGATTTACTAGAAATGCCATCAGACAGTGAAAATATTTCAGCATGCCATTACTCACCTGGGCCTCCGGAACTGGCAAACCCCTCCAAACATTCACTCAGCAAAGAGGCTTACTTCAACCAAAGGAGTATGCATGAGCTGAAACGGCTTTGCAAGCACATTCATCCTGAGGTTCGTAAGCATATTGAGAAGGAATATTACAATGAATACAATGTAACTGAGAACAACCAGTTAGAGAACCAAGAGTACATGTATGAGAATGATGGTGATAGTCCTGATGATATTAACGATGAAGAATACATGGAATGGGAAGAGATTCTTCCTGGGGAAGTGCAGGCGATGCGATGGAAGTTTGAAAATAAGCCACTGGATACCATCAAAGATGAGACTCCTGATGAGGAcgatgacaacaacaaaataactgaACAGGAAATGATTCTTGGAAAAGATGTGAGACGTACAGCTTGGATGTTTGAAACCAAGCCAATGGATGAGCTAAGTTTACACAATATTAACTCgacagaatataaaaacaaattcaacaaattTGACAAAGGGGACGTCCGTGCTGCAGCGTGGTTGTTTGAAACCCAAACAATGGACAccctaaataaaatgcataaggAGGAGGATCTAACAAAAGAGATTGTCTTTACAGAGGAGGATGGAAATGCTACTATTTACATGATTGACAATAAGTACATGGAAAGTCTTGGCCACACTGAGACCATTGATGAGAGCCACCTCCTGAGTCTGAGGTCAGTGTTAGAAGAAATTAATGGAGAGGTGAAAACTGTTACAAGCACTTTTGACACTCAGTTTAAATGCATCATTATGGGACAATCAAGCCAAATGCTGGAGATTAAGTCTGTGCGTAAAATTGAAAGTGAATTAGAGAACTCCATTGCTTCACGTTGGCTTTTTGATACCCAACCCCTGGACATGACAAACAGAGAACATACATCTTTGAAACTTCTGTGTAGTCTTTCTATGGAGGACAGCAATAAGGGAGACTGGGGCAGGTGGTTATTTGAGATAAAGACATTAGATTCTCTCAATGAGTGGGAAAGCTCAAAAATGGAGAAGAAAGAGATTAGTGGAGCTGATGTGCGCAAGCACTGCTTAGTGTTTGAAACACAGCCAATGGATTCTCTGAAGGATGACTCCAACTCGAGATCCCAGTCTATCGAAGAAATTATTGGGGGCAATGTTAGATCTGCGAGGCACTTTTTTGAAAGCAGCCCTCGAGCAGAGAGGAAAACTGGCCCTGAGGTCGGAAAACTTCAAAAGGCTAAAgtaaatgaagaaatgaaaggcgATGTGAGACACCAAAAGTGGCGTTTTGAGAGTCAACCTCTAGAGCACATaagagaggggaagaaaaaggTTACCCGCACTGTAAATGTTGAGGACGACCTCACACAGGAGGATGGCACAAGCTGTAAGGCAGATGTACGCAAGAACTGCTGGGTATTTGAGACTCAGCCAATGGATACTTTAAAAGATGATTCAAATACTCGGCCCCTGACCAAAGAGGATGTTATTGCAGGTAATGTAAAATCAGCCAGAAATTATTTTGAAACGTTTCCAACTGAGGAGTTGAATGAGCTTGCAGAGGTGggcaaactgaaaaaaacagaagctctTAATGAGGAGAGGGGTGATGTTAGACATCAGAAATGGCTATTTGAAAGCCAACCACTGGAACATATTCAACAGGAAAGGAAGGACATCATCCGAACGATCGACCTAGAAGAAATTGATAGAGTTGATGTCTCAAACTACAAGCATATCTTTGAGAGCACAGATTTTAACTGTAAGGATGAATCTCAAAAGATTCTCATTGAGGGTGTAACATCTGGTTCtgtgaaatcaaataaaaacctgtttgAGTCTACTTCGCTGTATGCCATGCAAGACAGCTCAGGACACTTCCATGAGGTGAAAACAGTGCGGCGGGAGGAGGTTGTGAAAGGAGATGTAACAACATGCAAGTGGATGTTTGAAACGAGACCAATAGACCAGTTTGATGAAAGCATTAAGAAATACCAAATTATCAAGGGCATATCCAAAGAAGAAATAGAGTCTGGTGATGTTAAAACTGCAAAGTGGTTGTTTGAAACACAGCCTCTTGATGCTATTAAGTACTTCAGCAATATTGAAGATGAAGAGGTTGCGGTGACGAGAAATAATCCAGATTCCATGAAGGGTGATGTCAAGACCTGCAAGTGGCTATTTGAGACAAAACCAATGGACATCCTGTATGAAAGAGCTGAGTTAAAGGGTGAAAATGAATCTGAAGAAATGCATAAGGGAGACGTCAAAACCTGCACATGGCTTTTTGAGACACAAGCACTTGATAGTATCCACGATGAGACAGagaccattttaaaaacatgcactGTCAATCAAGAGGACATTAGAGGAAAGGATGTAAGAACagcttgttttctctttgagacagagagactggaAAACCTCACAGGGGAGGAGACGGGCTCTTTTAAGCGTGTAACCGAGATAGACATTGCGTCTGGGGATGTGTCAGGAATGaagtacatttttgaaaaccaAACATCCAATATCATGACTTCTACATCTGAGGAGGTAATGCAAAAGCTCAAGAAAGTTCAGACTGAGGACATACAAAAGGGAAACGTGGTGAACTGCAAATGGCTCTTTGAAAACCAATCCATAGATACAATCCACGATAGCCAAGAGGAATTTATTAACACCCGCACAGTGAATGATGTACAAGGAGGAGATGTAGATAAGGGACGTTTCATTTTTGAGACCTACTCCTTAGATGAAATtcaggagacagacacagagctgatGAAAATGCGAAAGATTGTCCGCGATAAAGATGAAAAGGGCGATGTGAGAAATTACACTATGATGTTTGAAAACCAGCCCCTTTACGCCATTCAGGACAAAGAGGGTATTTACCACGAGGTCACCACTGTCACAAGCGAGGAAGTAACACGAGGAGATGTTGTCGGAACCCGGTGGAAGTTTGAAACCAAGCCCCTTGACACCATAAAGGACACAGATGAGGTTTATGTCATTAAATCTGTCACACAACAGGATGTGCAAAAGGGAGATGTCACGTCCGCAAAGTGGAAATTTGAGACACAACCTCTCGACAGGATTGCTGAAGAGAAGAAGGCTTTCATAAAAACTGTGGATGATATTCAGGGAGGCAATGTTAGGATGAACAAAGATCGTTTTGAGTCTGACGCACTGTCAAAGCAATCTGTTAGAACGGTCAATGTGAGTGAAATACAAAAAGGTGACGTCAGGTCTGCGAAATGGAGATTTGAAACCCAGTCCATTGACAAAATAAGAAGCATGAGCTCTGAAAATCTGATTGAAACAGTTAAAAAGGAGGAGGTTGAAAAGGGAGATGTTAAACATTCAGTCTGGCTCTTTGAGAAAAATCCCCTTGATCACATTAAAGAAGTAAATGGGGACGAAGGTACAACCATCACATCCCAAGAGGAGATTTCCAAAGCGGATGTAAAGACAACAACGTGGCTCTTTGAAACAACACCATTTGACGACTTTAACGAGACAAAAATGGAGAAGACTGAAATCCTGGGTAAGAGTGTCAAGGGAACTCTTGAGGAACTTTAtagtcagaaaatggtgaagtCACAAGGAATACTCATTGAAGCTGATGAAATAGGTGATGTTAGGATGGCTAAATACCAGCTAATGAATAAGCAGGCTCCAGAAATTCAGCGAGAGGATGTCATCAGGGGAGATCTGCAGACCATTATGATGAACCTGCTAAACAGACAGGAAAGACAGGAGCAGCAGATTGTCATTGATTCAGAAGAGAAGGGTAATATCAGTTCTACGGTGCATCAACTTTTCAACCAAGAGAAAGGCAGCAGTATTGAAAGGGAGGAAATATTACGAGGTGACATTCAGGAAGCTATAAACAACCTTTTCCATGAGAGTCGTTCAGCCAAACATGGAATACTCATCCAGGAGGACGAGAAAGGAGATGTGCAGATGACGTTATATTCCCTTCTCAATAAACAAGAGaatgttaatgttgaaaaagaggaCATTGTAAGAGGGGATATAAAGAGTGCTCTTCAAAGTCTGTCCAGCTCAGACAAGACAGATCAGACAGTAAAGATAAAGGTAGATGAAtctgaaaaaggaaatgtcaacttttactccaCATGCATCGAATCTGGGGCTCTTGACTATCTTAAAGAGCTCCACGTTGGACCTGATGAGACTCTACCAGACAGAGCAGAAAAAGAGCAGATCGTTGGAGGCGACATCAAGAACACTAAACTTATCCTTGGCCGTAAACAACTGCAAATTGAGCGTACTGTGGAGGATGTTATACCCGGTGATGTTCACAACACAGTGAAGGTTTTCATGTCAGAGCCTACCCTCTCATTAGAAAGAGTACAAAAGGAGGAGATAGTCAAAGGCGATTTAagagctgttttaaattcattgtCTGAATCAGCGAATCAGACAGTTGTTGTAGAGAAAGAGGATGTTGTGAAAGGCAACATACCGAAAGCCCTGCGGTGTCTCGAGAGGGCTCAAAAGTGGTACAAAGAGGTGGAGAAGCCAGATATTATACCTGGAAATATCAAAGGGGCTCTGAGATCTCTTGAGAAATCATCAACATCCAGAGTTGAAGCTACTGTCGAGGATTTAGTTTCTGGAGATGTAAGGGCCACACTGAAATCTTTGGAGCTGGTAAAGCAAGTGGTGAAGGAAGTTGAAAAGGAAGAAATTGTAAGGGGTGATATTCGTACAGCAATGCAAAGCCTGCACGATGCCTCCAGTGAGAGGAGGACATCTCAACAGGGAATAGATGTTCAGGGAGACGTCAAAGGAACGATCCAGCTCTTAATGGAGACTCCGCCTTCGCCGAGGATGGAAAGGAGCCCAAGCCTCGAGCGTGACGTAAAGGGTGATGTGAAGATGTCAATTAAGTCATTATATGAGATGCAGGAACAATCACAGCTGGGAAAAGAAGAAGTGATCAAGGGCGATGTTAAAGGAACTATTAAATCGCTGTTGGAAACAGCACATCGTGAAGCTCCCAAAGTCAGACTTGGATCGTATAGAAGAGTACGAGTCAAGCAGAGCCCTCCAGTTAAAAACCTAAATGCTGACGCACAGAGGAACATCCAAAAGATAAAAACTGCTAATTCAGTTGAGATGTCAAAAGAAAATCACTCCATCTCTAATGAAATGGATGTTAGAACAATGTCAAGTTCCGTGCAGCAGTCTGCTCAGCAATCAACAACTGTGGTGGAACATAGAACGATTACCCAAAACCACGGCATCAAAACATTAAAGACGGAGTTTCGGAATCTGAAGTCAAAGGGAAAGGGAACaaaaaaacttgacaaaacCAAAGTACAGACTGGTGAATACATCCTAAAATCACAAACACCGGAGCCTGATCTGCCcctcccacctccacctccaccggTAGCAGACACtgaccttcctcctcctccctctgttgATTCGGACATTGAtcaccttcctcctccaccacccctACTTACCAGTGAGCAGGACTTCCTCCCACCTCCTCCATCTCAACAAGAACTGGAGAGCATTCCAGCACAGGCAATTCATACCTCACCAgcaaaagccaaaaaaatgACAGTCAAAAAGGTGAAAGCTCCTGTTTTACACCAGGTCCAGAAGCTGGAGCCTAAAGTGCAATTCAGTGAAACACAAAAGGTGGAGGTTAAATCTGAGAAAGTGTTAGAAATTAACAGAAaccaatcaaaaacaacacatacatcAAAAACTGTTCCATGTGAAATCCCTCCTCCGCCTGAGTCACCACAACCACTAAAGAAAGTTTGCATCTCTCCTGTGAAATTCACCCCTCCACCCTCtcctccaccaatcagagggaAAATGAGTAAATTTAACACTCCATTAATAAAAGCAGAAGGAAATTACAGGAAGCTGGTGGAGGAAAACACCCCCCCAACCACACCAACAACCACTTACATACATGACTCAGTTACTGCTGCTCTAGAAACGCTCTCCACCAGCGAAAAAGAGCAGTCAAATAACAACACATCAGAAATCATCCCGGAGAGAGCTGAAAGAATGAACACTGCCTTGTGTGTTCATTCAGACTCCCAATCCTATGATTTATCCAAGCATGTCGTAGTTGCGAATACTACCCACAGCAATGTCAGCACTTTCCATGAGAAAATCCTCACAGATTCAACAGTTACATCGTCTGCCAAACAGCAAATT ATCTCATCTGTCTCAGCTGTTAAACAACAGATGCATACGGCGACACAGAAAATAGTTTCTGTTTCCTCCGAGCAGTCTGCTCAGTTTGTCATGGCTGACAAAGCACAGACCTCAATCAATGATgtcacaaaaactgaaaatatgaTGGCTGATAGAAAGGTTTCCAACAATCTGAAAACAAAGAGCTCCAACAAGTCGGAAGATAAAAACGAAGAGGAAATGCATTCTGAGAAAATTCATACagaggaaaatgtcaaatcaagtaaattggagaaaaaagacaaaaatgtaaagtccAAATCACCACAGCATGATAACAAGAAGAAAACTGATCATTCACCAACAAAGAACCAAGAGAAGGTTTCTGAAGAGCCAATGGAAACAGAAAAGGCTGCCACCTCAACAAATGGTAAAGAAAGCAAACTAAACCAAAAGGTGAAAAAGAGCAATAAGCGAGAAAGGCAAGTAGAGACAAAATCCCCCATTGAGAGTGAGAAACAGAGTGTTTCACAGATTGTCAAGATGGAAGTGAAGGAATCTACTGAGGTGAAAGTGATCAGTGAACCTAAAGAAGTTAAGACAGAGCTAGAGCAGGGGATTAAGAAAGTTActtcctctcctgctgctgAATCTGCGCCTGCTGTTGCTGTTAGCACAACTGACAGCCAGCCAGAAACTCCGGCCccagcaaagaagaaaaagaagtccAAAAAGTCTAAAGGGAGTGCACAGCCAGGTCAAGGTAAAAAGATGCCCACAGAATCACAGACATGTGTTACAGAAACCAAGACAGCAACGTCTGAAAAATTCCACCAAACTCAGGAAACAATTGCAGTTTCGCAAATtcataaaagtacaaaagaagaGCAGATTCAAGTCAAGAGAGAAAACATTACCACAGAAAGCAAAGACGATCAAAATACCCAGCAAGAAAAGGCAGTTCAAAAGCAAGTGAAGGGATCTCCAAAGAAGAAAGGAGTGACAGTTATTAAGCAGAGCGCAGAGGAACCATTGGGAGAAAGTATGAATGTCCCAATTACAGTGACAGGCGAGTCAGAGCACAATGAACGGGTAAAGTCCACAGCAGAGAGAACAGAAGAATCTCAGAGGCGAGAGGCCCAAGTGTTACTCTCTCAAATCACAGAGATACAAAGAGTTTCAGAAAATACTGATTCTAAATCGGTGCGCAAAACCCTTCCAGATTGGCATTTGAGTCCAGAAAGTAAGTGTGAACTGGAGGGATCTGTGGTGGAAAGTGGTGCTCAAAAAAGTAACGAAATTATTTCAGGTGTGAGGAAGCTTGCAGAGGCTAAACTAATGCATCTAGGAGACCATGAAACAATGGAAAAGCATGAGTGTGAGCCAGTTTCTGAGAAATTGGTTTCTGGTGGGGCAACGCCAAGAATATCCAAGATCAGTATTGGCTCTGCCAAAATTGAGAACCATGCAGAGAAGAAGACCTCCCATGAAAGACGGAAAGAAGAAGTGAGTCTGAGCAAGACCGTTGACCTTCGGGCTCCCTCGCCATTACTGAGGATGCGTTCTCCCTCACCAACGTTCATCACCATCGAATCCATACGTAGAACCGACTCACCACAGAGAGTAACTCCATCGCCTACCCTGCTGCATAGGCCACCCACACCTCCCACACCTCCGCCACGCAGGTGTGACACCCCGATATCACGCCTCACAAGAATCACACCCTCTCCAACTTTTGACAGAGCAGAAAATTTGGCTCGACTCAAAGACACAACCGCCAAGCTCTCACGTGGCGTCACGCCACCACCCCTGCTTCCCCAACAAATCTCAGAGAGGAAATCTGAGATTGTGGAATTACCTGCGTCATTCCATCGGCAAATCAAAATCGAGTCCCAACATGTGGAGGCTTCAAGGACACTGATCGCAtcagaaaaaacaagtttatcTGGGGAGGCACAGCAGGCTGATCTAAATTCTGCATATGTAGAAAAAGATGAAGCTAATATTTCAGAGCGTTTGTAtgcaaatgaaatacaaaataagccTGAGTGCCACATGACAATTGACCCAGATGTTATTGATTCTTCAGATATTTCAGAGCCATCATCTGTATCCttcaaagaaaagagagagtttTTTGAAGAGGCTCAAAAGGCTGAAATTAACAAGACCTATGTGCGAAAGGAACCCATTGCTATCCCTGAACGATTGGGCCCAGACATGGAAGACTGTgaggaagaaaataagaacaaagaGAAGGATGAGCTTCCCAGGGCAGACTTATATAGTCTTGTAAACAAATTTGAATCACCAGAGGGCAATTTCTTTATCGGAAAAGAGCTTATCCCACACACAGAGTGGCTTCACAATGAGACTGAAAGTACAGATGATGACAAAGAGATAGAAGACATCCTGGAACAGGAAATGCCAACTTTTGACATCCAggatattaaaaatgtgtttgaactGGGTGAGAAAAGTTCCTCATTGAGAGAGTTGAAAAAGGATTGGGAGGAGACTGTGTCAAGCCTGAGTGAAACAACAGCTGACACTTCAAAGAGGGAAAGTCCtccagagacaaagagaggctCACCGCAGAGCAACCCCCTCCCTCCTCAGAAAACTGAGGCAGAAACTGTGCCAGCAGAACCATCAGCCTTCTCTGAAACAAAATCAATCACAGAACATTTCTCAAATGTTGATGAGTTAGGCAACAAGGTCACTGGAACAAGGACAGCTGTCACTGCGCACTCCGAGAGTGCTTCTACCCAACAAGCTCCTTTTTCCTACGCTgatgcagtaaaaaaacaagctgCAGCAATGAAGCAAACAGAAACCTACGATGACGATGCTTCTGACAAGTTGCTGAGTAATTTTCACAAAACGTGGACAGAAAGTGAATCCGTTTTCAAGAGTCTTGGCTACAGTATTTGTGAGGAGACAACGTCACAAGTTGTGTCACATCAGACGACGATTGTCTCATCTG CAGGTTCGAGTTCCAAAGGCGGAGATCTGCACAGTATGTCGGAGGAGAGCTTATCCGATGGATGCTCTGAtagtggacaaaaaaaagtacCATAA